In Desertifilum tharense IPPAS B-1220, the DNA window GCTGTATGTCTTCAGTCAGACGATGCTCGGCCCCGCATTGACCCTATTAGCGATTGGGATTGTCGTCACGTTTTTGGCCCAACTGCAACGCCAGAAATTTCAGATCGAGATCGGGCAGCTAACAGCGATCGCAGCGTGTTTGATGGGTTCGCTACCTCTCCTGTTGATGGCTCTAGTTAAGGATAATCACAACCCGCGCCTGTACAATCCTTCCCTGTTACCGCTGGCGATCGCCATTGGCATTCTAGCCGTTTTAAGCTACTGGACAAAGCGACGACTCCTAGCCGCGATCGCCACAGCCTTAATCGTCTTTCAAGTCGCCGTCATCGTTACCCCCACCCCAGGCGAACCCCAATATAAAGCTGGCGATCTCGCTTCAAAGCAACTCCTCTGGGGAAATCCCACCTCAGTTTTGCGGCGATTGGAACAGTGGGATTGGTCCTTGCTTAGAGAAGTCGCCCAACAACAGGGAATTCACAATCCTCTGATTGCCTATCTGGGAAATGACAGCAACTTGAACCCTCCCCAAATTGCCTTTCCTTGGGTGAAGAATAACGAACCCGCACGCGTCACCTGGTTGTGGAACTCCGTCACCGGGGATATTGATTGGGAAAAGGTGATGTCTACAGTTAAATTGAGCGACCTAGTGATAACAGTACCTGAACTAGAAGGGGATGCCGCCGATCGCAGCGATCTGGATAACCAATATAATGGCGAACTGGTTGAGCGCTTGCAACAAGACCCGCAATTCGCGCCCCCAGTTCCTCTCAAATTAGGCTATTACCATCCTATCGAGGCGTTAGTGTTTGTCCGTCAATCGGGCCAGCCATCAGAAACCGCAAAAGATATCCTTTTATTAGATATCTACTAAGGGTTTGAGTTCTTCGCCCACCAGTTGAGCGAGTTTTGTCGCCGCGCCGGGTGCGCCGCGTACTTGTCGCAACTTTTGCCGCACCTGTGCCAACTTCTCAGGATTGGCAAGATAGTCTAAGACTAAATCTCCGACGGCTTGGGGCTGTAAATTCCCGACTAATTCAGGAACAATAGCCCCGCCCGCCCAAATATTGGGCCAAGCAAATAGGCGTTTTTGACGCAGCACCAAGCCATTAATCGTTTTGGCAAAGAAAGAACCCAAAAGGGGTAAATTCGCCAACAAGCCCGGTAAGCCATCCCAAGCCCGCATTGCATCGAGTTGTTGCGTGGGAATCAGGACAATCATGGGAACGCTCAATGCGCCTAACTCTGCGGTATTCGCGCCAATCGTGGTTAAGCAAAGCTGACATTGTGCCAAGATCCCATAGGCGGGAAATTCTCGCCGTAGCTCCACCTGCAAGCCGCTAGAAGTCTGGAGAAATGCCTTTTCCTCCGATTCAATCAATTCGGCACTCATCCCGCCAAAATAGCGGCTAACGGGGTTGGTTTGGGCATTGGCAAAGCGTGCCAAGGTTTGTAAATCTAAAGTAGGGGCAACGGGGAGAATAAAGCGAGTTTGGGGGCGTTTTTGCTGCACGT includes these proteins:
- a CDS encoding glycosyltransferase family 39 protein, giving the protein MHSRVSQIGFWQHSKVFNKVFWSTFVLVAFCTISVAVVYWIWDHPYGTNWDEARYINRAYRDVAFFQDGGLFQLFQGLVSEDRSRPPAYRILVLPFSLLFGTSTTLLRVCAWGFWGATLGFVYLAGRAIAGPIAGAFAALFLLVCPIAIGPNMRFYVDYPLYLAIAATFYFLFRDWNRETPSRYNWIGLGIALGLGGLAKPTIIFTIGPVLFLALVLSWRRMITTPTPKSLIQASVLGFVLMLPWWVFNWKPAIAKAFLSGGFVRHSIASESFFDKTLGLLYVFSQTMLGPALTLLAIGIVVTFLAQLQRQKFQIEIGQLTAIAACLMGSLPLLLMALVKDNHNPRLYNPSLLPLAIAIGILAVLSYWTKRRLLAAIATALIVFQVAVIVTPTPGEPQYKAGDLASKQLLWGNPTSVLRRLEQWDWSLLREVAQQQGIHNPLIAYLGNDSNLNPPQIAFPWVKNNEPARVTWLWNSVTGDIDWEKVMSTVKLSDLVITVPELEGDAADRSDLDNQYNGELVERLQQDPQFAPPVPLKLGYYHPIEALVFVRQSGQPSETAKDILLLDIY
- a CDS encoding lipid-A-disaccharide synthase, whose translation is MTQADILILSNGPGEVTTWVRPVVKALREQLGDGVRISVVLSPCPNASGKEKAIALSYSEVDRAQGAEGFFEFLLWGKTTQNWDWHDRGVVLFLGGDQFFAIAIAKRLGYRSVIYAEWDARWHLLGDRFGVMNAGVMAKVKPQYASKFTVVGDLMAEAAQFSPSVPQETQELIGILPGSKPAKLAQGVPFGLAVAEYVQQKRPQTRFILPVAPTLDLQTLARFANAQTNPVSRYFGGMSAELIESEEKAFLQTSSGLQVELRREFPAYGILAQCQLCLTTIGANTAELGALSVPMIVLIPTQQLDAMRAWDGLPGLLANLPLLGSFFAKTINGLVLRQKRLFAWPNIWAGGAIVPELVGNLQPQAVGDLVLDYLANPEKLAQVRQKLRQVRGAPGAATKLAQLVGEELKPLVDI